The following is a genomic window from Actinomadura sp. WMMB 499.
GAGCAGTTGCCGTCCGACCAGTCCGGCGGCGCGGGCCCCCGGTCCTCGGTCTGGCGCCGGTACACCTGCCGCTCGAGCACGGCCCGGACCCGCGGGTGCGCGGCCAGGAACGCGCCGAACGCCCCGTCGGGCACCCGCAGCGCCGCCACGTCGCCCTCCGCCGTCACGGTGGCGGACCGGTCCCGGACGAGCAGCGCCGCGCGCTCCCCGACCAGCTCGCCCGGCCCGCGGAACGCCACGATCCGCTCGTCGATCCCGTCCCGCACCCACACGCGCGTCCAGCCGTCGACGATCACGATGACCTCGCTGGCGAGCCCGCCCTCCTCGCACAGGACGTCCTCCTTGCGGTAGACGTGCCCGCGCGCGCTCGCGAGGAGCGCGCGCCGCTCGTCCTGCGACAGCGCACCCCAGAACGTCGTCTCCGGATAGCGCCCCGCGGCGGGTTCCACGGGCGCGGCCCGCGCGCCGGTGGCCAGGTCCGTCGACCGGGACGCCGCCGGCTCCTCCGGCGCGGAGCTTTCCGGCGTTCCGTCCCGCATGTACTGGACGACCGCGGTCGTCACGGCCGCCGCGGGCAGCGACAGGAACGCCACCACCCCCGCGACCGCCGCGCCCGCCGAGCCGTCCAGCGCGTACCCCAGCACGAGCCCGAACAGCGTCACGGGCGTGGTGACCCGCGCGCTCAGCGGCTTCGGCGACTCCCGTCCCCCGCGTCCTCGAGACCTCACGATGCTTCCCTTCCCGAGAAGGCCCGCGCCCCCGCTCCGGCCGGCTCCTCGGCGCTCGTCGGATCCCCACATCCCACGCACAGGCTAAATCGCGATGCAGCGGATAGCCATACTTTTAATGTACGGAAGCCGGTGAATATTAGCTACCCTGATGGTGACAGTGTGCCGATAAGTAGAGCGTCAGGTTTTCGTGCCGCCCGAACAGGGCAAACTCACACGTACACCCTTTTCCGGGGCAGGGGATGGCTGCCGGAGGGCTGCACATCGGCCTGACGGCGTCCCGCCGCGCCCCCGGCGCGGGGCGGAGCCGACCGTCGCTCTCCGGATTGGAGATGAGCAGCCCATGACCAACGCTCGAGCCGACGAGGACGCCCCCCAGGTCCGCGCGGAGGCGGTTCCGCAGGGTGAGCGCGTCACGATCAACCTGACCGGCAAGGCCGTCCAGGCCCTGCAGCGGCTCCAGGAGATGACCGGCTACAACAAGACCGACTGCATCAACCGCGCGCTGATCATCTCCGCCGAGATCGAGCGGATGTCGCGCGAGCCGGGCGCCGTCTACTGGCGCGAGACCCCCGACAGCGACCTGATGCTCGTCCGCTTCGTCTGACAGCGGCGGCGTTCGCGGTGCCGCCGCAGGCGCCCCGGCCCCGCCGTCCGGCCGGCGCCCCGGCCGTCCACAGGAGGGCCCGGCCTTCCGGGGCGTCGCCGCCCACGCGGCGGGCGGAGCATCACGGCCGCCGGAGCACCGGAGCACCCTCCCGAATACGCGGCACGGCGGGCTCCTCGGGGATCGGCTTCAGCCGTCGTCGTCGAGCGGCGGAACGTTGCGCGAACCTCCCTGACCGGGGCGCCTGAGGATGTCGTCCGGGACGTCTCCGGCGTTGTAGTGCAGGCGCGTCCGGTCAGCGGGCCAGATCGTCACGGTCAGGCGGAAGGCCCGGCCGTTCTCCGAGTACGCCGTCCGGACGGTCTCGAAGACGACGTCGGCGGCCGAATCGCCCAGACTGAAGAACTGCTTCTCGTTCACGTCCGGGACACGCGCCCTGATCTCGTCGTGGAAGCCGACCTCGGTGTAGCCGAGGGTCTCCTTCAGGTATGCGACCGCGCCCTCGGGGATGTCGCGCGGCTTGAGCAGCCGGGACGCGCCCGCGGTCGCGAAGTCCAGGGGATAGAAGGACGTCTGCATCGCCCACGCGCGCCCGTTGAGGAAGAGCAGCTGGTGCCGGGAGATGAACTCGGTCTCCTCGTCCGTCTGCAGGTACCAGGAGATGAGCTGTGGCCCTTCCTGGACCTCGACCTTGACCGGTGAGACGGTGACCGTGCTTCCCTCCGGGATGAACGCGTCCCGGTTGTACCACTTGCCGCCGTCGCTGTCGCCGTCGGGCGCCAGGCCCAGCGCGGCGGCCGACAGGGTGACGTGGTCGGCCTGCGGGCGATGGACCACGAACGTCCCCTTGCCCCGCTCGGAGATCACGGCGCCCTGCTTCTGCAGCCAGGACAGCGCCTCGCGTACCGTGTTGCGCGAGACGCCGTAGTGCGTTTCGAGGTCCTTCTCCGGCGGCAGCCGCCGCCGCGCCCCGGACCCGTCGCCCGGCGCGAGATCGCCGCGCTCGATGCGTTGGAGCAGGTCGCTGGCGACGTCGCGCCAACGCGGAGGCGTCGTGCGGGTCATGTCTCGCTCCTCCCGCCGAATGGGCCACAGTGCCGGCGCGCGCCATGTGCCATGGCGAGGCGCGAATCCGCATTGTGGCCTGAAGCCACCGGCGATGATCGGTCGTGGCCGACTCCGGACGACCACGACCGATTCCGATCAGTAGCCGCGCAGGCCGTCGAACAGCCCGTCACGTGCGCCCGCCCGCCTTCGAGGCCAGGCGGGTAGGAGGGTCGCGTGCGCGACCGCACGCGCCAGCCGCGCCGGCACGGGCAGCAGGCCGCCGCCGAGCGGTGCGGCGTCTCCCAGCACGGTGCGCGTTCCCTGCTGGCCTGAGACATACGCGCCCTGCCGCCAGCCGTTCCACTCGTCCCACACGAGGGCCTGGGTGTCCAGGACGATCGTGGCGTCGACGGGCCCCTTCGGGTCGAGCCAGGCACGGCTAACCGGGACGCCCAGGTCGGCGATGGCGTCAACAGTGGCCTGGATGTAGCCGTGGGCGGCGTCTACCTCATGGTCGGGGTGGTGCGGCACATACGTGGAAATTGGCATTCCAGTCCTTTGGTGTGATTGGCGCTATTCGTGTTCTTGTGCGGTGGGTCTGTTTTTCCATACCTCTTCGGGGACGTCGCCGGCGATGAAGCGGAACTTGTTGCTGCCGGGTTTGTAGACGGTGACCGTGAGGCGGAACGGCTCCCCATTTTGATCATAGGCGGTGCGCCTGTGCACGATCACCGCGAGACTGTCCTTTGGGAGTCCGAAGAACTCCGCTTCCTCGGGGGTTGGAGGTCTCGCTTCGAAGACGTCCTCGTACCCGACCTGGACATGGTCGAAGTTTCGCAGGTAGGCAACGGTTCCTTCAGTGATGTCGACTGACTTGACCAGCGCCTTCGCCTTGAACCCGAGGTCCCACGTAAAGTAGGACCACTGCATCGAATTTGGCTTGTCGTCGATGAACCGTTTCTGGAACCGGCAGACCACGTCCGGAGCGTCTTCGTCGGGACCGGCAGGGGGTATTTTAAGTGCCTTAATGTGCATCTCGGTGGCAGTGATGATTTCCACGCTGGGTTTCGATGAGTGGGCGGAGTGGTTCTGACGCCTGGCCTCTGTCACGAAGGCTCGCCCCTCCCCGCCGCCGAACGCGCGGCCGGGGCCCTCGTCTTCGCCTAGGTCGGTGTGGTTCAGCGTGATCACGAACGGCGGGACGTCCTCGGTGACGAAACTGCCCACCTTCGGAATGGTCTTGACCCGCTCCCTCTTGGTCAGTTCCTTGATCGCCGCCTTCACCGTGTTTCGGGAGACAGCCCACTGGGCGGCCAGTTCCTCCTCGCTCGGGAGCCGATCACCCGGCCCCAGGACCCCCTGCTCGATCTGGCGCTGGAGATCTTGGGCGATCTGCTTGTACTGGGCCGTGGACTCATCGGCTGCCATGGTGCCCTCCCGC
Proteins encoded in this region:
- a CDS encoding GntR family transcriptional regulator, with translation MTRTTPPRWRDVASDLLQRIERGDLAPGDGSGARRRLPPEKDLETHYGVSRNTVREALSWLQKQGAVISERGKGTFVVHRPQADHVTLSAAALGLAPDGDSDGGKWYNRDAFIPEGSTVTVSPVKVEVQEGPQLISWYLQTDEETEFISRHQLLFLNGRAWAMQTSFYPLDFATAGASRLLKPRDIPEGAVAYLKETLGYTEVGFHDEIRARVPDVNEKQFFSLGDSAADVVFETVRTAYSENGRAFRLTVTIWPADRTRLHYNAGDVPDDILRRPGQGGSRNVPPLDDDG
- a CDS encoding DUF6292 family protein, with the translated sequence MPISTYVPHHPDHEVDAAHGYIQATVDAIADLGVPVSRAWLDPKGPVDATIVLDTQALVWDEWNGWRQGAYVSGQQGTRTVLGDAAPLGGGLLPVPARLARAVAHATLLPAWPRRRAGARDGLFDGLRGY
- a CDS encoding GntR family transcriptional regulator, producing the protein MAADESTAQYKQIAQDLQRQIEQGVLGPGDRLPSEEELAAQWAVSRNTVKAAIKELTKRERVKTIPKVGSFVTEDVPPFVITLNHTDLGEDEGPGRAFGGGEGRAFVTEARRQNHSAHSSKPSVEIITATEMHIKALKIPPAGPDEDAPDVVCRFQKRFIDDKPNSMQWSYFTWDLGFKAKALVKSVDITEGTVAYLRNFDHVQVGYEDVFEARPPTPEEAEFFGLPKDSLAVIVHRRTAYDQNGEPFRLTVTVYKPGSNKFRFIAGDVPEEVWKNRPTAQEHE
- a CDS encoding Crp/Fnr family transcriptional regulator gives rise to the protein MRSRGRGGRESPKPLSARVTTPVTLFGLVLGYALDGSAGAAVAGVVAFLSLPAAAVTTAVVQYMRDGTPESSAPEEPAASRSTDLATGARAAPVEPAAGRYPETTFWGALSQDERRALLASARGHVYRKEDVLCEEGGLASEVIVIVDGWTRVWVRDGIDERIVAFRGPGELVGERAALLVRDRSATVTAEGDVAALRVPDGAFGAFLAAHPRVRAVLERQVYRRQTEDRGPAPPDWSDGNCSVLVTDITGFGSPRRTDADRRVVAAAMYEWLDAAFAASGIDFSRLYQEDRGDGALVVVPPTTPTERVVDPMLAHLAASLRRHNRRAADATRLQLRAALHVGPVRRGDRGVSGMALITAARLVDAPAVKRRVAETGADLAFVASDFVYDSVIRSGPGLVDPHRYSRVRVRVKEASLSAWLTLEGGTTWPQAM